A part of Rhinoderma darwinii isolate aRhiDar2 chromosome 1, aRhiDar2.hap1, whole genome shotgun sequence genomic DNA contains:
- the LOC142699854 gene encoding gastrula zinc finger protein XlCGF66.1-like — MDMDRNEMSRRILDFTLEIIYLLSGEEYTIVKKTSGDCTSPIIHESGGWSSSPIAEPPPHSRIHEKILELIYKMTELLTGEVPIRCQDVTVYFSMEEWKYLEGHKDLYEEVMMENYRPHTSQGIQLLTPST; from the exons atggacatggacaggaatgagatgagcagaagaatattagacttcaccttggagatcatctacctgttgagcggagag gagtacacaatagtgaagaagacatcgggtgactgtacgagtcccatcatccatgagtcaggaggatggagcagtagtcccatcgcagagcctccccctcactcccggatacatgagaagatcttagaactgatctacaagatgacggagctgctgactggagag gttcctataaggtgtcaggatgtcactgtctatttctccatggaggagtggaagtatctagaaggacacaaggatctgtacgaggaggtcatgatggagaactaccggccgcacacatcacaag